Proteins from one uncultured Desulfuromonas sp. genomic window:
- a CDS encoding STAS domain-containing protein encodes MYTLESKTIRHSDGTACRQLMICGGLGIACIRRLKEDLLAALSDHAHVVLDMAAVTGIDYSVFQLLCSANKYAQQHGGHFQLQGQCTELLVDRAQSLGFLRNHACSKVENPDTCLWIPKNLN; translated from the coding sequence ATGTACACCCTGGAAAGTAAGACCATACGGCACAGTGATGGGACGGCATGTCGTCAGTTGATGATATGCGGCGGACTCGGGATCGCCTGCATTCGGCGACTCAAAGAAGATCTTCTCGCCGCCTTAAGCGACCACGCCCATGTTGTTTTGGATATGGCCGCCGTCACCGGCATCGACTACAGCGTGTTTCAGCTATTGTGTTCGGCCAACAAATACGCCCAGCAGCATGGCGGCCACTTCCAACTCCAGGGGCAATGCACGGAACTCCTGGTTGATCGGGCTCAGTCGTTGGGGTTCTTACGTAATCATGCCTGTTCCAAAGTCGAGAACCCGGACACGTGTCTTTGGATTCCAAAAAACCTTAATTAG